The Atlantibacter hermannii genomic interval TGCATTGGGGAACGCGCCGGGAAACGCCTGCATCACTTTACGGGCGATTTTCGCCAGCCATTTATTGGTCAACCCGGCAATACCGTTTTTGCTCGTGTAATACAACCGGAATGCCAAGCGACCAGGCTGCCAGACCGCCAGGCCCGGAAACATATCCCCCCATGCCCAGCACCACATCCGGCTGATAGCGTTTCATGATGGCGCGAGCCTGACGCCAGGCATTAAAAATGCGCATCGGCGCTAACAGCAGGGCTTTAATGCCCTTGCCGCGCAAGCCTGAGATTCGGATAAAATCAATATCAATGCCATGACGCGGCACTAAATCTGCTTCCATTCGGTCAGCCGTTCCCAGCCAACGTACCTGCCAACCCTGAGCCATTAAGTGATGCGCAACGGCCAAACCCGGGAAAACATGGCCCCCGGTGCCGCCTGCCATCACCATTAACCGTTTCGTCTGGCCGCTCATCGGGCACTCCTTGTAAACGCCTGCGCCTTTTCCAGACGCGTTTCATAATCAATCCGTAACAGCAGCATGATCGCGGTCGACATAATCAGTAAGCTCGAACCACCGTAACTGATCAGCGGCAGGGTCAAACCTTTGGTGGGCAACATACCCGCTGCCGCCCCGACGTTAACCAGCGCCTGGAAGCTAAACCAAATGCCGATGGAGCAGGCCAAAAACCCTGAAAAACGCTGGTCGGTTTCCAGTGCGCGACGCCCAATCGACATGGCGCGAAAAGCGACGAAGAATACCATCAAAAGGGCCAGCACTACACCGATATAGCCGAGCTCTTCGCCAATGATCGAGAAGATGAAGTCAGTGTGCGCTTCCGGCAAATACTCCAGTTTCTGAACCGAGTTTCCTAAGCCCTGCCCCCAAAGTTCTCCACGCCCGAACGCCATCAACGATTGCGTCAGCTGGTAGCCGCTGCCGAACGGATCTTCCCAGGGGTTCCAGAACGAAGTAACGCGCCGGATACGATAAGGTTCCGCCAGAATCAGCAGCACGACCGCTGAAATGCCCATGCCGATGATGGCGATGAATTGCCAGAGTTTAGCGCCTGCTAAAAACAGCATCGCCAACGTCGTCACAAACAGCACAACAACGGTTCCGAGGTCAGGCTGAGCGAGCAGCAGCACCGCCATCACCAGGATAACGCCCATCGGTTTTAAGAATCCCCGCAGGTTGTTTCGGACTTCATCCACCTTACGGACCAGATAGTTCGACAAATAGCAAAACAACGACAGTTTCGAAAACTCGGCAGGCTGAATACGCAACGGCCCCAGTGCAATCCAGCGTGAGGCCCCGTTAACCGAGCTCCCCACCACCAGTACGATCAGCAGCATCACAATAGACGCGATTAATAATGCGGCGCTGTAACGCTGCCAGACTTCCATCGGCATTCGTAGCGTCACCATCGCCAGCATAAACGCCAGCAGGATATAGATCGCGTCGCGCTTGGCGAACAGGAACGGATCTTCCGCAAGGCGTTGGCCCACGGGCATCGACGCCGACGTCACCATAATAAAACCGA includes:
- the murG_2 gene encoding UDP-N-acetylglucosamine--N-acetylmuramyl-(penta pe ptide pyrophosphoryl-undecaprenol N-acetylglucosamine transferase, with protein sequence MSGQTKRLMVMAGGTGGHVFPGLAVAHHLMAQGWQVRWLGTADRMEADLVPRHGIDIDFIRISGLRGKGIKALLLAPMRIFNAWRQARAIMKRYQPDVVLGMGGYVSGPGGLAAWSLGIPVVLHEQKRYCRVDQ
- the ftsW gene encoding cell division protein FtsW — encoded protein: MRLSLPRLRLPRAPRLPGFGILAWLFVALKGWVMGSRDKDANSIVMYDRTLLWLTFGLAAIGFIMVTSASMPVGQRLAEDPFLFAKRDAIYILLAFMLAMVTLRMPMEVWQRYSAALLIASIVMLLIVLVVGSSVNGASRWIALGPLRIQPAEFSKLSLFCYLSNYLVRKVDEVRNNLRGFLKPMGVILVMAVLLLAQPDLGTVVVLFVTTLAMLFLAGAKLWQFIAIIGMGISAVVLLILAEPYRIRRVTSFWNPWEDPFGSGYQLTQSLMAFGRGELWGQGLGNSVQKLEYLPEAHTDFIFSIIGEELGYIGVVLALLMVFFVAFRAMSIGRRALETDQRFSGFLACSIGIWFSFQALVNVGAAAGMLPTKGLTLPLISYGGSSLLIMSTAIMLLLRIDYETRLEKAQAFTRSAR